Proteins from a single region of Symphalangus syndactylus isolate Jambi chromosome 12, NHGRI_mSymSyn1-v2.1_pri, whole genome shotgun sequence:
- the KCNJ9 gene encoding G protein-activated inward rectifier potassium channel 3 isoform X4 produces the protein MAQENAAFSPGPEEQPRRRGRQRYVEKDGRCNVQQGNVRETYRYLTDLFTTLVDLQWRLSLLFFVLAYALTWLFFGAIWWLIAYGRGDLEHLEDTAWTPCVNNLNGFVAAFLFSIETETTIGYGHRVITDQCPEGIVLLLLQAILGSMVNAFMVGCMFVKISQPNKRAATLVFSSHAVVSLRDGRLCLMFRVGDLRSSHIVEASIRAKLIRSRQTLEGEFIPLHQTDLSVGFDTGDDRLFLVSPLVISHEIDAASPFWEASRRALERDDFEIVVILEGMVEATGVTPFLPVSQAGPSPSREVPARPSFLFVPPALPSPPRSPSLPSVPYASFSSLPLDTFYSNFTEEYQCLSARLSELTATLRNDMPSSELLPGRRGAVGPPLHVSADSGGRLLRGGLCQLSRDF, from the exons ATGGCGCAGGAGAACGCTGCCTTCTCGCCCGGGCCGGAGGAGCAGCCGCGGCGGCGCGGCCGCCAGCGCTACGTGGAGAAGGATGGCCGGTGCAACGTGCAGCAGGGCAACGTGCGCGAGACATACCGCTACCTGACGGACCTGTTCACCACGCTGGTGGACCTGCAGTGGCGCCTCAGCCTGTTATTCTTCGTCCTGGCCTACGCGCTCACCTGGCTCTTCTTCGGCGCCATCTGGTGGCTGATCGCCTACGGCCGCGGCGACCTGGAGCACCTGGAGGACACCGCGTGGACGCCGTGCGTCAACAACCTCAACGGCTTCGTGGCCGCCTTCCTCTTCTCCATCGAGACCGAGACCACCATCGGCTACGGGCACCGCGTCATCACCGACCAGTGCCCCGAGGGCAtcgtgctgctgctgctgcaggccATCCTGGGCTCCATGGTGAACGCCTTCATGGTGGGCTGCATGTTCGTCAAGATCTCGCAGCCCAACAAGCGCGCAGCCACGCTCGTCTTCTCCTCGCACGCCGTGGTGTCGCTGCGCGACGGGCGCCTCTGCCTCATGTTCCGCGTGGGCGACTTGCGCTCCTCACACATAGTGGAGGCCTCCATCCGCGCCAAGCTCATCCGCTCGCGCCAGACGCTGGAGGGCGAGTTCATCCCGCTGCACCAGACCGACCTCAGCGTGGGCTTCGACACGGGAGACGACCGCCTCTTCCTCGTCTCGCCGCTGGTTATCAGCCACGAGATCGACGCCGCCAGCCCCTTCTGGGAGGCGTCGCGCCGTGCCCTCGAGAGGGACGACTTCGAGATCGTCGTTATCCTCGAGGGCATGGTGGAAGCCACGG gtgTCACTCCTTTTTTGCCAGTATCTCAGGCAGGCCCCTCACCCTCCAGGGAAGTTCCTGCCCGGCCCTCTTTTCTCTTTGtacccccagccctgccctctccTCCTCGAAGCCCTTCTCTCCCCAGTGTCCCTTATGCCTCTTTCTCCTCGCTCCCACTGGATACTTTCTATTCCAACTTCACCGAGGAATACCAATGTCTCAGCGCCAGGCTTTCCGAGTTGACAGCCACTCTCCG GAATGACATGCCAAGCTCGGAGCTCCTACCTGGTAGACGAGGTGCTGTGGGGCCACCGCTTCACGTCAGTGCTGACTCTGGAGGACGGCTTCTACGAGGTGGACTATGCCAGCTTTCACGAGACTTTTGA
- the KCNJ9 gene encoding G protein-activated inward rectifier potassium channel 3 isoform X1, producing MRSRLEELKFLEGRWRNQVLDLETEPLQDPRRRLGAQRPAAGGSSSGPRRTPGARSARPDAAAMAQENAAFSPGPEEQPRRRGRQRYVEKDGRCNVQQGNVRETYRYLTDLFTTLVDLQWRLSLLFFVLAYALTWLFFGAIWWLIAYGRGDLEHLEDTAWTPCVNNLNGFVAAFLFSIETETTIGYGHRVITDQCPEGIVLLLLQAILGSMVNAFMVGCMFVKISQPNKRAATLVFSSHAVVSLRDGRLCLMFRVGDLRSSHIVEASIRAKLIRSRQTLEGEFIPLHQTDLSVGFDTGDDRLFLVSPLVISHEIDAASPFWEASRRALERDDFEIVVILEGMVEATGVTPFLPVSQAGPSPSREVPARPSFLFVPPALPSPPRSPSLPSVPYASFSSLPLDTFYSNFTEEYQCLSARLSELTATLRNDMPSSELLPGRRGAVGPPLHVSADSGGRLLRGGLCQLSRDF from the exons ATGAGGAGTAGGTTGGAGGAACTGAAATTCTTGGAGGGAAGATGGAGAAATCAAGTCCTTGATCTTGAGACAGAG CCCCTCCAGGACCCCCGACGCCGCCTAGGCGCCCAGCGACCCGCGGCAGGTGGCAGCAGCTCGGGCCCCCGCCGCACTCCAGGCGCCCGCAGCGCTCGCCCTGACGCGGCCGCCATGGCGCAGGAGAACGCTGCCTTCTCGCCCGGGCCGGAGGAGCAGCCGCGGCGGCGCGGCCGCCAGCGCTACGTGGAGAAGGATGGCCGGTGCAACGTGCAGCAGGGCAACGTGCGCGAGACATACCGCTACCTGACGGACCTGTTCACCACGCTGGTGGACCTGCAGTGGCGCCTCAGCCTGTTATTCTTCGTCCTGGCCTACGCGCTCACCTGGCTCTTCTTCGGCGCCATCTGGTGGCTGATCGCCTACGGCCGCGGCGACCTGGAGCACCTGGAGGACACCGCGTGGACGCCGTGCGTCAACAACCTCAACGGCTTCGTGGCCGCCTTCCTCTTCTCCATCGAGACCGAGACCACCATCGGCTACGGGCACCGCGTCATCACCGACCAGTGCCCCGAGGGCAtcgtgctgctgctgctgcaggccATCCTGGGCTCCATGGTGAACGCCTTCATGGTGGGCTGCATGTTCGTCAAGATCTCGCAGCCCAACAAGCGCGCAGCCACGCTCGTCTTCTCCTCGCACGCCGTGGTGTCGCTGCGCGACGGGCGCCTCTGCCTCATGTTCCGCGTGGGCGACTTGCGCTCCTCACACATAGTGGAGGCCTCCATCCGCGCCAAGCTCATCCGCTCGCGCCAGACGCTGGAGGGCGAGTTCATCCCGCTGCACCAGACCGACCTCAGCGTGGGCTTCGACACGGGAGACGACCGCCTCTTCCTCGTCTCGCCGCTGGTTATCAGCCACGAGATCGACGCCGCCAGCCCCTTCTGGGAGGCGTCGCGCCGTGCCCTCGAGAGGGACGACTTCGAGATCGTCGTTATCCTCGAGGGCATGGTGGAAGCCACGG gtgTCACTCCTTTTTTGCCAGTATCTCAGGCAGGCCCCTCACCCTCCAGGGAAGTTCCTGCCCGGCCCTCTTTTCTCTTTGtacccccagccctgccctctccTCCTCGAAGCCCTTCTCTCCCCAGTGTCCCTTATGCCTCTTTCTCCTCGCTCCCACTGGATACTTTCTATTCCAACTTCACCGAGGAATACCAATGTCTCAGCGCCAGGCTTTCCGAGTTGACAGCCACTCTCCG GAATGACATGCCAAGCTCGGAGCTCCTACCTGGTAGACGAGGTGCTGTGGGGCCACCGCTTCACGTCAGTGCTGACTCTGGAGGACGGCTTCTACGAGGTGGACTATGCCAGCTTTCACGAGACTTTTGA
- the KCNJ9 gene encoding G protein-activated inward rectifier potassium channel 3 isoform X3, whose amino-acid sequence MRSRLEELKFLEGRWRNQVLDLETEPLQDPRRRLGAQRPAAGGSSSGPRRTPGARSARPDAAAMAQENAAFSPGPEEQPRRRGRQRYVEKDGRCNVQQGNVRETYRYLTDLFTTLVDLQWRLSLLFFVLAYALTWLFFGAIWWLIAYGRGDLEHLEDTAWTPCVNNLNGFVAAFLFSIETETTIGYGHRVITDQCPEGIVLLLLQAILGSMVNAFMVGCMFVKISQPNKRAATLVFSSHAVVSLRDGRLCLMFRVGDLRSSHIVEASIRAKLIRSRQTLEGEFIPLHQTDLSVGFDTGDDRLFLVSPLVISHEIDAASPFWEASRRALERDDFEIVVILEGMVEATGMTCQARSSYLVDEVLWGHRFTSVLTLEDGFYEVDYASFHETFEVPTPSCSARELAEAAARLDAHLYWSIPSRLDEKV is encoded by the exons ATGAGGAGTAGGTTGGAGGAACTGAAATTCTTGGAGGGAAGATGGAGAAATCAAGTCCTTGATCTTGAGACAGAG CCCCTCCAGGACCCCCGACGCCGCCTAGGCGCCCAGCGACCCGCGGCAGGTGGCAGCAGCTCGGGCCCCCGCCGCACTCCAGGCGCCCGCAGCGCTCGCCCTGACGCGGCCGCCATGGCGCAGGAGAACGCTGCCTTCTCGCCCGGGCCGGAGGAGCAGCCGCGGCGGCGCGGCCGCCAGCGCTACGTGGAGAAGGATGGCCGGTGCAACGTGCAGCAGGGCAACGTGCGCGAGACATACCGCTACCTGACGGACCTGTTCACCACGCTGGTGGACCTGCAGTGGCGCCTCAGCCTGTTATTCTTCGTCCTGGCCTACGCGCTCACCTGGCTCTTCTTCGGCGCCATCTGGTGGCTGATCGCCTACGGCCGCGGCGACCTGGAGCACCTGGAGGACACCGCGTGGACGCCGTGCGTCAACAACCTCAACGGCTTCGTGGCCGCCTTCCTCTTCTCCATCGAGACCGAGACCACCATCGGCTACGGGCACCGCGTCATCACCGACCAGTGCCCCGAGGGCAtcgtgctgctgctgctgcaggccATCCTGGGCTCCATGGTGAACGCCTTCATGGTGGGCTGCATGTTCGTCAAGATCTCGCAGCCCAACAAGCGCGCAGCCACGCTCGTCTTCTCCTCGCACGCCGTGGTGTCGCTGCGCGACGGGCGCCTCTGCCTCATGTTCCGCGTGGGCGACTTGCGCTCCTCACACATAGTGGAGGCCTCCATCCGCGCCAAGCTCATCCGCTCGCGCCAGACGCTGGAGGGCGAGTTCATCCCGCTGCACCAGACCGACCTCAGCGTGGGCTTCGACACGGGAGACGACCGCCTCTTCCTCGTCTCGCCGCTGGTTATCAGCCACGAGATCGACGCCGCCAGCCCCTTCTGGGAGGCGTCGCGCCGTGCCCTCGAGAGGGACGACTTCGAGATCGTCGTTATCCTCGAGGGCATGGTGGAAGCCACGG GAATGACATGCCAAGCTCGGAGCTCCTACCTGGTAGACGAGGTGCTGTGGGGCCACCGCTTCACGTCAGTGCTGACTCTGGAGGACGGCTTCTACGAGGTGGACTATGCCAGCTTTCACGAGACTTTTGAGGTGCCCACACCTTCCTGCAGTGCTCGAGAgctggcagaggctgcagcccGCCTTGATGCCCATCTCTACTGGTCCATCCCCAGCCGGCTGGATgagaag
- the KCNJ9 gene encoding G protein-activated inward rectifier potassium channel 3 isoform X2 — MRSRLEELKFLEGRWRNQVLDLETEPLQDPRRRLGAQRPAAGGSSSGPRRTPGARSARPDAAAMAQENAAFSPGPEEQPRRRGRQRYVEKDGRCNVQQGNVRETYRYLTDLFTTLVDLQWRLSLLFFVLAYALTWLFFGAIWWLIAYGRGDLEHLEDTAWTPCVNNLNGFVAAFLFSIETETTIGYGHRVITDQCPEGIVLLLLQAILGSMVNAFMVGCMFVKISQPNKRAATLVFSSHAVVSLRDGRLCLMFRVGDLRSSHIVEASIRAKLIRSRQTLEGEFIPLHQTDLSVGFDTGDDRLFLVSPLVISHEIDAASPFWEASRRALERDDFEIVVILEGMVEATGMTCQARSSYLVDEVLWGHRFTSVLTLEDGFYEVDYASFHETFEVPTPSCSARELAEAAARLDAHLYWSIPSRLDEKVEEEGAGEEAGGEAGADKEQNGCLPPPESESKV; from the exons ATGAGGAGTAGGTTGGAGGAACTGAAATTCTTGGAGGGAAGATGGAGAAATCAAGTCCTTGATCTTGAGACAGAG CCCCTCCAGGACCCCCGACGCCGCCTAGGCGCCCAGCGACCCGCGGCAGGTGGCAGCAGCTCGGGCCCCCGCCGCACTCCAGGCGCCCGCAGCGCTCGCCCTGACGCGGCCGCCATGGCGCAGGAGAACGCTGCCTTCTCGCCCGGGCCGGAGGAGCAGCCGCGGCGGCGCGGCCGCCAGCGCTACGTGGAGAAGGATGGCCGGTGCAACGTGCAGCAGGGCAACGTGCGCGAGACATACCGCTACCTGACGGACCTGTTCACCACGCTGGTGGACCTGCAGTGGCGCCTCAGCCTGTTATTCTTCGTCCTGGCCTACGCGCTCACCTGGCTCTTCTTCGGCGCCATCTGGTGGCTGATCGCCTACGGCCGCGGCGACCTGGAGCACCTGGAGGACACCGCGTGGACGCCGTGCGTCAACAACCTCAACGGCTTCGTGGCCGCCTTCCTCTTCTCCATCGAGACCGAGACCACCATCGGCTACGGGCACCGCGTCATCACCGACCAGTGCCCCGAGGGCAtcgtgctgctgctgctgcaggccATCCTGGGCTCCATGGTGAACGCCTTCATGGTGGGCTGCATGTTCGTCAAGATCTCGCAGCCCAACAAGCGCGCAGCCACGCTCGTCTTCTCCTCGCACGCCGTGGTGTCGCTGCGCGACGGGCGCCTCTGCCTCATGTTCCGCGTGGGCGACTTGCGCTCCTCACACATAGTGGAGGCCTCCATCCGCGCCAAGCTCATCCGCTCGCGCCAGACGCTGGAGGGCGAGTTCATCCCGCTGCACCAGACCGACCTCAGCGTGGGCTTCGACACGGGAGACGACCGCCTCTTCCTCGTCTCGCCGCTGGTTATCAGCCACGAGATCGACGCCGCCAGCCCCTTCTGGGAGGCGTCGCGCCGTGCCCTCGAGAGGGACGACTTCGAGATCGTCGTTATCCTCGAGGGCATGGTGGAAGCCACGG GAATGACATGCCAAGCTCGGAGCTCCTACCTGGTAGACGAGGTGCTGTGGGGCCACCGCTTCACGTCAGTGCTGACTCTGGAGGACGGCTTCTACGAGGTGGACTATGCCAGCTTTCACGAGACTTTTGAGGTGCCCACACCTTCCTGCAGTGCTCGAGAgctggcagaggctgcagcccGCCTTGATGCCCATCTCTACTGGTCCATCCCCAGCCGGCTGGATgagaaggtggaggaggagggggcgGGGGAGGAGGCAGGTGGGGAAGCTGGGGCTGACAAGGAGCAGAATGGCTGCCTGCCACCCCCAGAGAGTGAGTCCAAGGTGTGA